GGGATGGGCTCCGGGCCgggccctgtccctgtccctccccgtCCCGCCTGTGACGGCGGGTGTGTCCGCTGCCGGGGCGGTGCTGACGGTGTTGCAGGGCCgggccctgtccctgtccctgtgcgGTGTGTGGGGCCGTGTCCCGCTGAcgctgttctgtgcagggccctGTCCCTGTGCGGTGTGTGGGGCCGTGTCCCGCTGAcgctgttctgttctgttctgtgcagggcccGCGGAGCCCCCGGGCCCCGGGGGATGCGAGCATGGCCATGGCCCaggccggggccgcggccgccgccgccaccgggCTCCTGGTCTTCCTGCTCTACTCCGCCATCCACAGGGTCGAGGAGGGACACCTGGCCGTGTACTACAGGTACGGAGCCCCTCCGGGGCTggcatccatccctgcccccgGCATTGCTCTGTCCTGTGCTCCCCTCTGGTTTTTCCCCCCGTGTGGGCTGtttctgctcccttctccccGGCCCCTGCTGTGCTTGTGTCtctgagctgcttctcctgcctctccttcctccctgccctggtcaCAAACTGATTCCAGAGCCCTGGGTctgtcctgcctgctggcaTCTGTTGATctctccccctgtgccagcaaGAGCTGTCACCTTTGTCCCAAACTGtcacccagccagggctcccgCTGTGGAATGTTTTCCCCGCCCTTCCCACTcacacaaaaaaattgaaagtaaaAATGTTCTTAATGGAATAGAGCACAATAAATTCTGTAAAGACCTAGGGACTGTGccacctgaggaaaaaaaaatgagtaaaGAGGTTGCAGTTTTATTGTTAGCTTGCATAGAGCTGTATTTTACTTAAGAAAAATTCAACTTTGTGCAGTGAGGGGGAACTAAACTAAAGCAGCCCATTGAATGTGCACACTAACAGCATCCATagaagagaagagggaagaaaggacTAAAGGAAAGAGCACTCTGCAAAATGTGTAGttcctggggagggggtgaCACCTCTGCCAGCTTTTACTTTAAAGAGTTGATTAGGACTGCCCTCTGCTAAGAGCCCTCAGATGTCCCCAGTTCCCTTTAACCACAATTGTGCTGAGCATTAAAACCCTGGGGGGtttcctctgtgctctgggcGTTGGGCTGTGCCAAAACCCAAACTGGCAGCATCACATCCACGGCTGCATTTTTCCATGGTTACCAGCAAACTGTTTAGAGGAGAAATCTGCCTTcttgcagctctgtgcagtgttgcagtgctgggagggttTAGCAGTAGCTGCCTGCTCCGAGAGTTAAAGGCTTCATGCAGAGTTGCAGCAGGCAAAGATGGGGTGCACTCAGCCCTTTTGCTGGGAATTGCTGGCGAATTCAGGGCACTGATGGAATTCTCCCTGTGGCCCCTGGCAGTTGGAGCTGTCCCTCAGAGCCAGTCCTTGCTGTTTGCCACCTTCCTGAGcctgttttcctccctctcctcaggGGTGGTGCGTTGCTGACCAGCCCCAGCGGCCCTGGCTACCACATCATGCTCCCGTTCATCACCACCTTCAAATCCGTGCAGGTCAGtgccctctccctcccctgggGAGCCAGGACTTGTCCTCCTGGaaagctctccctgccctgtgtgtgtgtgtgacactgctgggactgGCAGTGTCCTGCTCAGGAAGGACAGTCCATGTTTGTGGCTGTCTCTGTTTGCTGGCATTCCGGAGCAGGGAaacaggcacagctgcctgtgcaTCCCCCAAAGGGCAGGGGAAGAGAAGCTTTGCCTTCTGCCCACACCTGCAGGCATCACCAGGGAGGCACAGGACACAATTGGTGCCACTGTGGGAGTCTGGGCCTTCCTGGGAGCCAGGTTTGTGAGTGCTGTTGTGTTTGTGTTGCAGACCACGCTGCAGACTGATGAAGTGAAGAATGTGCCTTGTGGGACAAGGTATGGCTTCCACTTGTGTTTCTTCTAGATGCACTCCCTGGGGTCatttgcagggctgggacatAGGGATTGGGAAGTAAAGGCACCTGCCATAAAATTAATCCCAAATGTACATAGTGTAACAGAACAGGAGGGAACCCTGGCTcatgctggagctgctgttcaGAGGTTGTTTTGCATTTATTGTGATGTTATCTTGAATTTTTCTGGGTTTCTCCCCTCAGTTACTGACACCCCATTGCTTGTGCTTTGCTGTGCCCTCAGACTGGTTCTTTCCACTCTGGGTCTTGTGGCTGATAGAGGTGCTGACCCCAGCAGTGggcagaaggaagcagggagTGGGAATCCTCCTGATGGGAGGGAGTTCACTTCCAAATAAAATTCCTGCTGCATGATCAGGCTGATTCTTCAATCAGCACAGACCTGCTTGAGTTGTAacaagcaggaggagagggtggGTTGAGTTGGGTTACAGATCCTGTTGTGTTGGTTCATCCACAAGTTAAAGTGATGACTcttcagggtaaaaaaaaaatctggtgaTTATCCTTATCTTTTGTGTTCAGGGTCCTCAacaaaatttctgtttgaaaaaataaatcagtggtGGCTGGAGTGGTGACATACAGTGACCACATTGAAATTAAAAGGTGAATGTTAGTGGCAGTGTTAATAAAATAGAGTTAATTTTGATCAGGTTTAAACCATATTAACTTTCTTGGAGTTGTTCAGCATCAGACATTGCTGGGGCTTAAATATTACCATAAAGGTCTCATGGTTTTAATTTCAGATCCCAAAggtttttcaggttttcataTCTGTAAATAATGTTAGTgttcagtgctgcagctttcacagagccacagaatggtttgagttggaagggacctcaaagcccatccagtgccactcctgccatggcagggacaccttccactatcccaggtttctccaacctgaccttggcactgccagggttcatggggcagccacagctgctctgggcaccctgtgccagggcctgcccaccctgtcAGAGAACAATTCCTCCCTTATATTTcacctaaatttcccctctgtCAGTATGAACCCATTCCTCCTTATCCTGTCACTTCAGGGCCTTGTCCAGAGTCCTTTTGTGGTGAGGTAGACAAGGCCAAAAGATCAAAGGTTGAGGCTAAAGCCAGCCTCaaccattctgtgcttctgtgatttGGGAGCCAAAAATGAAGTTCCTGTTGAATTTCAGCGTTGCGGGGTTCAGTTGTGCAATGCAGGGGGTTGGGAGGTGGAGGCAGTAAAAATGGGCTTTAAACCAGCAGGCAGCTGGTGAAAGCAGTCCTCAGTTAATAATTGAAAGCACTCCTGACCAAAggtcccagcagccctgcccattGCCCAGGTGTTGCTGCAGGAACCTTTCAGTTGGCTGCATTTGGGGTCCAGAGTCTGTGGCTGCTCGGTGCCAGAGCCTTGCATCCACATTTCCATAGTAAAACATGAGCTTATAAATAACAACTGGAGCACACctgcactgtcactgtcccagtTCAAAGTCTGCTACCAGAATAGATCCCAAACAGTTTCAGGTTTTGTGTTTACATATGAAACCACCACATTTGAAAGGCTGGGTTTCTCTTTATattcctgttccctgtgtcctTATCTATATTGGGAAGCTTCTGAGTATCTGTGTGGGTGTCCCATCCCCAATTTTTGCCTTACCTGTCTTGTTTGTACCTGGCAGCATTCAGTGAATAcatgaaataaagattttaaaccCTGAGTTAGAACCTGAATTGTGTGAGGCTTTCCAGGGTCTTGCTGCTACCCATGTCTGTCTCCTGTGGCATTCCCTGGATGTTGTCTCCTTGCCCACTGCTGCCTAATTATGCTTAAACTTCTGTGTGTTGATCTTCCTTTTATGGATTTCTTGTTCCTCACTCCCTGCAGACTTTGGGGTCTGAGTGGCACCTCTTTCCCCAAAACCACTGCACAACCAGCAGGACTGATAAAATGCACTTATCCCCCAGCATGCCACATAAACACTTCTGAATTATTCATAATAGTGGAGTAGCAGTGGGTAATATCCCAGTTCTTGTCCCAGACTGGCTGAGCCCCTCAGCGGGGTTGCTGTGGAAGGTGGTGGGAGAGTCAGGCAGCCCTCACAGGTCTGTGGGGCCATTTCAGACccttccctgccagggaggTGATGTGGGGCTGTGGAGGAATCCTGATAGGATCCAGGGTGCTGCTGAggctctccttttctttctgacatCCCTTTAAAATTGAAATGCCAGATTTGCAGCAGATCAGGTCCATCCATCACCAGTGGTTTTAGCTCATAGTTGTCCTGAAGAAGGTTTGGAGcaagcacaggctgggcttgggaggccttttccaaaagagcacagacacaggcaagttcaggttggtttttttttttttcctgcagaccTGGCTTTGAGCTGCCAGAGATCAAGATctgcaaaataagaaaaggagTTTGTCGTGGGGGATATGTTTGACTTACTCTGTGATGTTCACAGAGACTGAGTTTGGGAATGTGGGAGTTGCACTGCCAGGAATGAGCTGTCTCTAAACAGTTCCTGCTGAAGCTTCTGGTCTGTGATAAGCCTTTGTCCCAAGGACATCACTCTGCTTTTAAGTTAGGCTCTCTAGAGACTTAGAGCTGCTGAAAGttaagggttttttctttccctgtagAGCTTGTGCTTCTCTGCTGTTACAGTACCCAGGAGTGGGCATGGCTTTCTGAAAGCCACACCAGCaagagcacaggctggggacaagCCTGGCTTCTgattcccccttttccctgccatCCTTTCTTGGATTGCCTGCAGGCTGCTTCTGCTGAGGTGCTTGTGGAGTTtctggagagctccaggagacactggagctgggagcatGGATTGAAGTCTGCCATGTACtttgttccttcctttctcctgggCCTTGCCAAGCTCCTGCTGGAGTTTGTGATTGTGTGAATTAAACTAAGGGCTCTTTCTATTTGACATGTGTTGCTGCCCAAAAGAGCTGATGTGTGTCTGCATTTGGTGGCAGGTGTCACCTGCTGTGCTTGCTTCATTCCCCTGTGctttcctgagagctgcagctaCATTCCTGTACAGAAAAGCTTTCCTTTGGCTGGTTGAGTAGGAAATCAGAAATGGGAAGTGCTTTGCAGGTTTGCTGGATTTATGCAGAGATAAGGACTGGGATTCACTGCCATCTCATTGCAAAATTATCAGAATATTGTAAAAGAGGGATAAAGATGCCTTTGCTTTAAATCTGTTAAAAGAGGAACAAAGatgcttttcctttaaatctgTGAACTGTTagcagctgcagtggtggcTGATGAAGTCTCTTTTCCCTTGCAGTGGTGGTGTTATGATCTACATTGACCGAATAGAAGTTGTGAACAAGCTGGCCCCATATGCAGGTATTTCCCATCCTGGTTCCACAGGCAGAGATGTGACTGTCTTCACTCatcctggggcagctctgtcaTGGTTTGCAGGACTTCCCTTTTCCATGCCAGAACTTCCCTGTCTGTTTCCATTTGCTGTTACCCTTACAGCTCCTGATCCTGTAGTGTTGGTGCAGGtgcttccagctcagctgctgagaAAATTGCAGAGACAGAACCCATGGAGGAGCCTCTTACCTTCTTATTTCACCACCCCAAAGACACAGACAGCTTGTTTtgttcagcagcacagcttaATGCAAAACTCCAGCATTGCTGAGGCACTGGAGGGTGAATTCCTGGTGTTATTCAGAGAGTCATGgaggggtttgggctggaagggaccttaaagcccatcccaccccctgccatgggcagggaccccttccactatcccaggctgctcctagccatgtccagcctggccttgggcactgccagggatccaggggcagccacagctgctctgggcaccctgtgccagggcctgcccaccctcacaaccaagaattccttccatttatttcacctaaatttcccctctgtcagtttgaacCCATTTCCCTTGTCCTATCCCTCCAGTTCCCAATGCAGAGTCCCTCTCCAGTTTCCCTGTGtcccttcaggccctggaaggagctgtgagctCTCCACAcacccttcccttctccaggctgagcattcccagctctcccagcctggctccagaagGAAGATGCTCCAGACCCCCTCAGCAactccatggcctcctctggacctgctccaacagTTCCAATGTCCTTCTCATGTGTGGGGGGAGCAagccagagctgtgcacaggTTCCAGATGGGgtctcagcaggagcagagggagagaatCCCctcccctgacctgctggccacactcctTTTGGTGCAGGATCTAGTTGGCTTAAATAATGGGAGTGATCCTTGTTTTCACTTCTCAGCAGTACTGCTCCTGTGCATGCAGGTGCTGGTGAGGCTTTGCTGTTTCATTTGTTTATGCAGATGATAAAACAGGACCAGGCAGTGCATCCTGCCATGGCTGCTCCTTGAAGTTGTGTAATCCCAGCAGCACCtgacagctgggcagggcagctgtggcttTGGCTACCCAAGTCCTGGAAAagccctgtcccagtgctgcacTCCTTCCCTGACATCCTGGCAGGtgccagtgctgagctgtggtggttctctcccttccccagtgTACGACATCGTGAGGAATTACACAGCTGACTACGACAAGACCTTGATCTTCAACAAAATCCATCACGAGCTGAACCAGTTCTGCAGTGCCCACACCCTGCAGGAGGTGTACATCGAGCTGTTTGGTGAGTGCATGGCCCCTGGGTGATCCCACTGGAATCTTCCTGGAATATCTTAGAGCCAAGCCCTTGGACTACGCTGcccctgtgctggagctgcagtgtaGATCCAGCTCCTTTTACATCCATCTGCCACTTCTCCTGTAACTTCAGTGACTCAGGTGTCTCTGTCTTTCCCCATCTGCATGTGGAATTTGATTTCAGTCTTTTTCCACCTCTTTTTCTGGATGCACAAAGCAGCCACTCAGCTCTTGTATGTGCAGTGATGCCTGTGGCCTTCACTATGACAGTGGATTTGTCttgttctgcttctgcttttaatCCCCTGCTCTGTTGCTGAATTCACTTTTGTACTTTCACAGCTCCCTTCTGGCTGTCTCTAAGAAGTGAGGGCTGGAAGGTTTTTCACAGGGAGGTAGCAGTGCTTCAGGAATTAGCACAAGTCATACTCTGTTGGTGGACCTGTGCCCCAAAGACAGAACAGGTTCTGTTCCTTCTTGAGTGGCTGAGCAGGGCAAAAATGGCTTATGGCAGGGGAAAAATGGCTTATGACAACCTTAAAAGGTTGTcagaattttaatattaatgtaCTCCAAGTCCAGGTGCTGAGAAGGGATAACTTCTGCCACAGGCTCTGAGCATTCTTTCTTGCTGTGATGCTGAAAGCCACTTGCCCTTAGTTCAGATAACACAAATCCATGACCAGCTGAACTTTTCTAGTCACCAGCATGTAACTCTCCTTTTGGGAATGTTTTTCAGGGGGCATAGGAAGGGAAGCAATGTCTCAGGATGCATCCTTATCTTAGACCCTAGCGTTAACCTGCTCTTCAAGGCCTGCTGGCTCTTTGCCACACAAGCTGTGGGGGAAAACATGATAAACCAACTGGTCTCTCTTTTGTCCTCCAAACACAGATCAGATAGATGAGAACTTGAAGTTGGCCCTGCAGAAAGACCTCAATGTCATGGCACCAGGTCTCACTATCCAGGTGGGTTGTGGCCTCTCAGTAATGAGAGATTTTAAAAGGTggagaaagacttttttccaaagcctgcagtgacaggacgAGGGACAgcagttttaaactgaaagatgAATGTTTTATGCcaagggtggtgaggccctggctcagggtgcccagagaagctgcccctggatccctggaagtgtccaaagccaggttggacaaggcttggagccTCTGTCCCTGGTGGAAGTGTGGGTTGGGATGGATGGCAGGAACTGGAAATGTGGGACACCTCTAGGAGAGTGACCATGCTCACTCTCCATAATCCAGCTGTGTTACACAGGAGGATTAGGCACCACTgtccacagcactgcaggtgggtTTGCAGAGAGATGTCTTGGTTATTCAAATTGCATCAAAGAGTTTGATTCAAAGTGCTCCCTTTCTCTGCTCTCACAGGCCGTGCGTGtcacaaaacccaaaatcccagagGCCATCCGAAGAAACTTCGAGCTAATGTGAGTAGCTGGGCATAAAATTGCATTAGTTATTTTTGAGGGTCCTGCACAGGCACAGTGCTGTTGGAAAGCTCTGCCCTGGTGCTCAGGGAGTGAGAGGTGAGCTCCAGGCAGTGTGTGTGGCCAGTGTGCTTGTgccttctgttttccatttccataCTGAAATCGGGGCTCAGGGGTCTTGATGTCTTGCCCATAAGCTCCCCTCCAGGATCTCTGGGATGCCTTTGGGCAGAAGGAGATGCTGTTAGGTCTCAAGCTTTGGTTGagcaagcccagctcccagcccacctTGCCCTGTTCCTTGTCCTGAAGGCCTCAGAGTGGGCTTGAATCCATATGTGGCCGGATGGAGAGAGGGATGATCCCTTCCTCTggcctgtgtgtgtgctcatacagctgcagacagagccagcctcacagctgtgagcagggagctggctggCCCCTTGTCCCCATGGCCTCTCCTGGGATGCAGAGCTGCCCTATCAGTGATTGGAGAGATGGGGAGACTTTGAGATGGtcaaaaaatccaaatttattGTGAAGTACAACTGCTTAATATACTTATTCCAGGAAGATTAATAATGTTTTACTACAGTGTTTGGGTTAATCATCACATAATCAAACTTACACATTTtaaacatctcttgcttgcagaagtcaatgtaattttctttttccagtaaaccAGTCTGAAATTGAATCTTCTTGCAGTCTTGATTTAATTctcaaagttctgtttgctcTTGCCAAGGCATTTTGTTAATCACATCTGTTATGCTAATAAGGTCCAAAGTGTTCCCTGTTTTGTGTACCCCAATGCTGCTCCTCATTCCCTTTCCCCAGGATAACACTTTTCCCCTTGCAGGGAGGCTGAGAAGACCAAGCTGCTGATTGCAGCCCAGAGGCAGAAGGTGGTggagaaggaggcagagacagaCAGGAAGAAAGCACTCATTGGTaatggcaccagcacaggctcagcctccattcctgccttccctgctaAGCTGGGGCAGTCATTCTCTTTGTCACTGGCAGCTCCCTGAGGGAggctcagccaggctgcacaAGCAGTTGTTGGAACATCTGGGTGAAAATCCCACAGCAacctctgtcctgcagcagggatggaggaaatcactctgctggaaaagctgcttgGGCTTGGagccccatgtccctgtgcttgTAAACAGGAtgtcagctctgcaggcaccaaCATTGTCTGGAGAGTTTTCTTCCTGTAACTCTGCTGCTTGGAGCACAGAGTGGCACTGagtgggaaagggagggagcagggagccagcTCCTAGTGTGGCAGACCCTGCTGGGGTGAGGGTGCTGGTGCTTAAGGCCTGAGAGGCAGATTTCTCAGCTGAGCCCTTTGTGATTGCAGAGGCAGAGAAGGCTGCACAGGTGGCCAGGATCCACTACCAGCAGAAGATCATggagaaggaaacagagaagcGAATTTCTGAGATTGAGGGTGAGcacactgctggggctggtggcagctggaggAACCTCAGACCTGCAGAAGTCATCGAGGGTGCTGCAGGGGTGCAAGGCTGTGCACTGGCATGGTTCCTGCCTCGTGCATGGAACTCTCCAGgaagctgcagggcagctgcagccaagcTGTCACAGGCACTCTTGGGTCAGCTGGTCCCCGTTGGGTGAGGGTTCAGCTGCTCAGTGTGATATGGGCCCTTCACTTCCTAATGCTTtctctcctgtccctcctctgctgctgtgttagATGCTGCATTCCTGGCAAGGGAGAAGGCAAAAGCTGATGCAGAGTACTACACTGCTCGGAAGCTGGCTGACTCCAACAAggtgagctctgggcagcactgggaaagcACTTGATCTAACAGCCCACACCCCATGAGGGGCTGCCTGACATGAAACCTAGTACCACAGGGCACAGAAAGTTGTCCCTTAGGGTCTCTGGTTTCTGTTTCTTGCAGCTGAAGCTGACCCCTGAGTATCTGGAGCTGATGAAGTACCAGGCCATAGCTGCCAACAGCAAGCTGTACTTCGGCGACCGCATCCCCGGCGTGTTCCTGGATTCCTGTGCCTTCCAGCAGGCCAGCCTGAGGACTGCTCACCAAACCAGCCTTCCTGCACAGGAAAccccagagagccctggagaaAGCCCCCTCAGAGGCGAGGAGAGCAGTGGCTGAGGAGGCAGAAGGGAGCCCGGTGTAGCTCAGCAGCGAGCCCGGCTGTGCCCGGGGACgagcccctgtgcccctggggcggatgcagcacctgcctgcctgGACATCTTGTGTATAGGTGGCAGTTTGGGTTGGTTTTCTTCTAGCAACAGATCACAAGGGCTCTGCCTCTTCTGTTTCTCCCCCTGTGAAATTGGTGCTTCCAAAGGAGGGATAATCCTGTACTAACATACCTATACTGGAATATTAAATGACAGACAGCAGGAAAGCCTCCCTGTAGGTGGAGTTATTTAGCAGGAGGGAGATGTGGCTTTGAGTGCTGTGTTGCTGCACACTGGTCATTGCTCAGCACTCCTGGCTGAGGCTGAGTGAAGAGGAGGTTCCCTTCGTCCTGCTGCTGAAGCTTTGCTTGGTGATGGTTTCTGCTGACACTGTCTCGCTCTCTTCAAGGACTCCAGTGGAGTGGACTCTCCTTGGCCAGCGTGTTCCTGCTGGGGGCAAGGAGTGCTTTGCTGTGGAATAGGTTATGGGAGTAGGATCTGCACAGCCATGATACtcctgcagacagcagtgctAGATAACGACTTGGAGGAAGGAAGCAACCTCTGAAGGGATTCTGTGACCCCCCTCTCCAAGCAAGAGCCTTGCACTGGCTGCCTGGGACTGACTGTTGTTCCCACTGGGTGGCTGAGTCTCATTGCCTCCTAAACCAGATTTTCAGGAGCACCTCGGAGCAGCTGGTTGGGAACAGAGCCTGGCAAGTCTTTGCTCGGATTCCAGCCTCCCTGTAAGTCATTCACCAGGGAAAGGAGGCTGAATTTCCATTGCTCTGCCATGCTGGCAAAGTGAAGGGGAAGAGAAGAGTGAAAGGaccctgctgtgcagcagtTCAGATGTTTGACACTTCAGCTGCAAAGTAGGTGAggcatccctgctcctccatgCAAAATCCACTGCTCCAGGAAGTGGGACCTGCTTTCAATGTCCTTGAGCAGCCGTGGCAAGGAGTGTGTCCCTGGTTCTCTCATCCCTGGCCAGGCTTGCTGGCAGATGGATCTTCTGTCCTGATTTGTGCTGTGATATATCCAACCCTACTCCTGgtgtgccatggcagggtgagggagagctgcttggggaggggggaatcTGCTGGGACAAACctgctttgtgctttccctgctttctgctttccctcttcctccccctgTTTGTGAGGATGTGCTTGCTTTTAAGACCTGCTCCTCCCTTGTATTCTGTGAGGATCTGGGGTGTAACACCTCGGGAAGCAGCTGGCAAGAGCTGGAATGCCATCCTCCAGTTGGGagcaccccagcactgcctgcttgCATGTTCAGAGGCCTCTCCCTGTGCatcctccctgctgtcctgtcCCCTCAGAGCAGCCATGCCACCcttggaggggctggggggtggtGACACTCTGGGCACTTGACCTTTTGAAatctgctgtccctggctccATCTGCAGCCTCGTGGCAAGGGGAGGGATGTGTTTAGCCTGTGCCATTGAGAAACATTCAACCCAAAGCAGCTTTGCCTGTGCTGGTGGtgtccccagaggagctgtgtgggCTCGGGCTCTGCAGTACTGTGTCTCCACCCTGTGTGGCTGGGCTTCAGGGGTGGCAGAGTGTCCAGCAGCACATggtgcctcctcctgctgtctctgctcctgccctcctctgctctatctctggggcacagcagggttgTGTTGGCCCTGCCCCTTCAGACATAACTGTGGGACTTGGCAGCACTTTTGGATGGTCTTTATTGTACTCTCTCTGCCTGCAAACTCCCAAGGCTCAGCTGAtgctctgctccaggatcccagctcctcttccaaccctgccatggcaggagccaGGGTAGTGTCTTCTGTAGTGTTGGAAATGTCTCCTGGATGTGCTGCTTGGCTTGCAGGgtcccttttttccctgtggcaTGGCTTTGAGGAAGCAGTGTAGTCTCATCTCTgccctgccacctcctcagTGTTGCAGCAGGCCCTTGGCACAGACCTCCCctcaccccagcagcaccactttGGTTGGATTTTGGGATGAGGGCTGGCTTTATAGGCTAGAAGCACTGCTGGAGGGAATGCTGGCAGGAATGTGGTTTCCACGATTTCCTTCATGTGTCACTGGGGTTGGGCACACTGGGCATCAGGAATGGCTGGACAGAGAAGGTTCTGCCAGCCTGGAAGTGACAAGGGCAGAGGGAAACTGCTGGGAGCAGTAACCAGGCAGTTCACCCCTCTCCTGCAGTGATCAGAGCAAgatgcagggagcaggaaagcCTGCTGGGccagtgcaggaggagctgctttcctttgGATCCGAGCCTTGCTGTGCCTCCCTGCACCATGGCTTTGCCTTGAGTGGCTGTCACTGGCTCAGTGTCCCTCTGTATGCATCAGCCACCTCCCCACGTGGTCTGAGGGACCCCAGGGGATGCTCCCGTGGtcccaggtcctgcagcagcatgTGTGATGCCCAGtgccttctgcagcagcctccccCACCCTTTcctgcttccccagccccagcgtGTGCAGGAGGGGGTGGCCACGGCTTTGGCCccctggctgtgagcagggacatggctgcagccaggattttgggatggaactggcttttctctctgctcccatGGCCCCTGTGGGC
Above is a genomic segment from Serinus canaria isolate serCan28SL12 chromosome 6, serCan2020, whole genome shotgun sequence containing:
- the ERLIN1 gene encoding erlin-1; this translates as MAMAQAGAAAAAATGLLVFLLYSAIHRVEEGHLAVYYRGGALLTSPSGPGYHIMLPFITTFKSVQTTLQTDEVKNVPCGTSGGVMIYIDRIEVVNKLAPYAVYDIVRNYTADYDKTLIFNKIHHELNQFCSAHTLQEVYIELFDQIDENLKLALQKDLNVMAPGLTIQAVRVTKPKIPEAIRRNFELMEAEKTKLLIAAQRQKVVEKEAETDRKKALIEAEKAAQVARIHYQQKIMEKETEKRISEIEDAAFLAREKAKADAEYYTARKLADSNKLKLTPEYLELMKYQAIAANSKLYFGDRIPGVFLDSCAFQQASLRTAHQTSLPAQETPESPGESPLRGEESSG